The Lycium barbarum isolate Lr01 chromosome 10, ASM1917538v2, whole genome shotgun sequence genome includes a region encoding these proteins:
- the LOC132615225 gene encoding putative RING-H2 finger protein ATL71, producing MFFFFTMNNTIVEDTEGPHDIELSEEAFGKNYAYGIGFSLGLLIIFSVMAYASYLCIQSRLRNNPNVPNNSPSSHGSSNMTTSTIDNELVFIQQGIDEEILRNYPKLLYSQAKVHYHKEDIDDDIASGCSICLADYKDNDMLRILSNCGHIYHVNCIDPWLRLHPTCPICRNSPLPTPLPTPLAMR from the coding sequence ATGTTTTTCTTCTTCACCATGAACAACACAATTGTAGAAGATACTGAAGGTCCTCATGATATTGAGTTAAGTGAAGAAgcctttgggaagaattatgccTATGGAATTGGATTTTCACTTGGACTCCTAATAATATTTTCAGTCATGGCCTATGCTTCTTACTTATGTATCCAATCGCGATTGCGCAACAATCCTAACGTGCCTAATAATTCACCTTCTTCTCATGGTAGCTCCAATATGACCACTAGTACCATTGATAATGAATTGGTTTTTATTCAACAAGGAATTGATGAAGAAATTTTAAGAAATTATCCAAAGTTATTGTATTCTCAGGCAAAAGTTCATTATCACAAAGaggatattgatgatgatattgcctCTGGATGCTCAATTTGCTTGGCTGATTATAAAGACAATGATATGCTAAGGATATTGTCTAATTGTGGTCATATTTATCATGTCAATTGTATTGACCCTTGGCTAAGGCTTCATCCAACTTGCCCTATTTGTAGAAATTCTCCACTTCCAACTCCATTACCTACTCCGTTGGCAATGAGGTAA
- the LOC132616235 gene encoding dnaJ protein homolog produces MFGRAAKKSDNTKYYEMLGVANSASQDELKKAYRKAAIKNHPDKGGDPEKFKEIAQAYEVLSDPEKREIYDQYGEDAIKEGMGGGGGGHDPFDIFQSFFGGGGFGGGGSSRGRRQRRGEDVVHPLKVSLEDLYNGTSKKLSLSRNVLCKKCKGVGSKSGASMKCSGCQGSGMKVSIRQLGPMIQQMQHPCNDCKGTGEKINEKDRCPQCKGEKVVQEKKVLEVNVDKGMQNGQKITFPGEADEAPDTITGDIVFILQQKEHPKFKRKGDDLFVEHTLTLVEALCGFQFVLTHLDNRQLLIKTQPGEVVKPDQFKGINDEGMPMYQRPFMRGKLYIHFTVDFPDTLTPELCKNLEAVLPPKPKTQESDMELDDCEETTLHDVSIEEEMRRKQQRRAQEAYDEDDDDDMHGGAQRVQCAQQ; encoded by the exons ATGTTTGGGAGAGCAGCAAAGAAGAGTGATAACACGAAGTACTATGAGATGTTGGGAGTTGCCAATAGTGCTTCACAAGATGAGCTAAAGAAAGCTTACCGTAAAGCCGCCATTAAAAACCATCCTGATAAGGGTGGCGATCCTGAAAAA tttaaAGAGATTGCTCAAGCCTATGAGGTTTTGAGTGACCCAGAGAAGCGTGAGATTTATGATCAGTACGGCGAAGATGCTATTAAGGAAGGAATGGGTGGTGGAGGTGGTGGACACGACCCATTTGACATATTCCAGTCATTCTTTGGTGGAGGCGGCTTTGGTG GTGGTGGAAGTAGCAGAGGAAGAAGGCAAAGGAGAGGGGAGGATGTTGTCCATCCTCTCAAGGTTTCTTTGGAGGATCTTTACAATGGGACATCAAAGAAGCTATCACTATCTCGCAATGTGTTGTGCAAAAAGTGCAAAGG AGTTGGGTCTAAATCAGGTGCTTCAATGAAATGTTCGGGATGTCAAGGGTCCGGAATGAAAGTTTCTATCAGACAACTTGGGCCCATGATCCAGCAGATGCAGCACCCTTGTAATGATTGTAAGGGTACTGGTGAGAAAATCAATGAGAAAGATAGGTGCCCACAGTGTAAGGGTGAGAAAGTTGTGCAGGAGAAGAAGGTGTTGGAAGTTAACGTGGATAAGGGTATGCAGAATGGACAAAAGATAACATTCCCAGGAGAGGCTGACGAAGCT CCTGATACTATCACTGGAGACATAGTTTTTATCTTGCAACAGAAGGAACATCCCAAGTTTAAGCGAAAGGGAGATGATCTCTTTGTAGAACACACCTTGACCTTGGTTGAGGCTCTATGTGGTTTCCAGTTCGTCTTGACTCACCTAGACAATAGACAGCTGCTAATTAAGACCCAACCTGGAGAAGTTGTCAAGCCTG ATCAATTTAAGGGCATAAATGACGAAGGAATGCCAATGTACCAAAGGCCATTCATGAGAGGGAAGCTATACATTCACTTCACCGTGGATTTCCCAGACACATTAACTCCAGAACTGTGCAAGAATCTTGAAGCAGTGCTGCCCCCAAAGCCTAAAACTCAAGAGTCTGATATGGAACTGGACGACTGCGAGGAGACAACTTTGCATGATGTGAGCATCGAAGAGGAGATGCGTAGGAAGCAGCAGCGGCGGGCCCAAGAGGCATACGATGAAGATGACGACGACGATATGCATGGTGGTGCGCAGAGAGTGCAGTGCGCACAACAGTAA